The genomic DNA CGTGCCGCTGGTGGACCGCCTCGCACCCGAGCACCTGGAGATCGAGACGCAGGACGCGGAGGCGCTCGCCGCCAAGGTGCGCAATGCCGGCGCGATCTTCCTCGGCTCGCACACGCCGGAGGCGATCGGCGACTATGTCGGCGGCCCCAACCACGTCCTGCCGACGGCCCGCTCGGCCCGGTTCTCGTCCGGGCTGGGCGTGCTCGACTTCATGAAGCGGACGACGATCCTCGCCTGCACGCCGGAGAGCTTGCGGGCGCTCGGCCCGGCGGCGATAAACCTCGGCCGGTCCGAGGGCCTGGAGGGGCATGCCCGCTCCGTCGCGATCCGGTTGAACCTGTGAGGTTTTGGGGATGGCGGAGAAGCAGCGCGGGCCGAACCGCCTCGCGAAGGTGAGCCTGGACGAGGCGTCCATCGCCCGCGGCAATCCGGATCAGGAGCACGAGCGGGCGATCGCGCTGTTCGACATCCTGGAGGACAATTCCTTCACGATCCCCGGTCGGGAGGGGCCCTACGCGCTGACGCTCGGCCTCGTCGAGAACAAGCTGTCCTTCGCCATCGCCACGGTGGACGGTGAGCCGGTGATGACGCACCTCCTGTCGCTGACGCCGTTCCGGCGGGTGATCCGCGACTACGAGATGATCTGCGAGAGCTACTACAACGCGATCCGCACCGCCTCGCCGTCGCAGATCGAGGCGATCGACATGGGTCGGCGCGGACTGCACAACGAGGCGTCCGAGACGCTCAAGCAGCGGCTCGAGGGGAAGGTGGACCTCGACCACGACACGGCGCGCCGCCTGTTCACCCTGATCTTCGCGCTGCACTGGAAGGGCTAGGCGCCCTCCGCGCCGACCGGCGATGGCTGAGCCCGCTCCCGAGCCTCCTCCCGACGCTTCCCCGAAGAAGCGGCGGGTGCAGTCCGTCCTGTTCATGTGCAACTACAACGCCGTGCGCTCCGTGGCGGCGGAGGCGATCGCGCGCGCTTATTTCGGCAAGTCCACCTACGTGCAGTCGGCCGGGGTACGATCCGGCGAGCCCACCGACCCGTTCATGATCGCGGCGCTCGACGAGGTCGGGATCGACGCGAGCCGGCACCGGCCGCGCACCGTGGAGGAACTCGAGGACTGGGAGGGTCTGAACTTCGACCTGATCATCACCCTCGCGCCGGAGGCGCATCACCGGGCCCTGGACCTGACCCACACGCTCGCGGCCGATGTCGAGTACTGGCCGACCCCCGACCCGACCCTGGTGCAGGACGCGTCCCGCGAGCAGCGCCTCGACGCCTACCGCGACGTCCGCGACGGCCTGACCCGGCGGATCAAGGCCCGGCTCAAAGCCTAGGCGGGCGGCCTCTCGCCCTGACAACCCGCCAGTGCCGTGCGGCGGATCGTTGCTGCCGCGACCCGGAACGTCGCGCGGCCCGGGGGGCCGCTGGGTCAGCCGCGATCGCCCACCAGCCAAGCCCGGATCCGGCCGGCGAGGAGCGGCCGGGCGCGGACGACGTCGTCGCCGTCGAGGAGCGGCGAGGCTGCGAGGGTCGTGAGATAGGCGTCCTCGGCGGTCCGACAGGCCCGGAAGGCGGCGTCGGCGGCGAGATCCCGGTCGGTCAGCGCGGCCTGGATGTGGAAGTTGCGGCTGACGCAGTCGCGCCACGCGGTGTGGCGGAGTTCGGTCTCGCTCGCGGCCCGCGCGGTGCCGCAGGCGGCGGCGACGAGGACGGCCGCGAGAAGCGGGACCGGCGTCACGTTGCGGGCTCGCGGCATCGTTCAGGCACTCCGTCACCCGACAGAGTGGCGCCGCACGGTTAGCAATCCGTTAAGGCGCGGCGCCGGCGGCCTGGGTTCCACCGCCGGCCGCGTGCCTTGCTCACCGGTTGGCGGTGGTGACCGGGGAGGTGACGCCGCCGAGGGAGACCCAGGCGACGGCGTCCTGGCTCTCGCGCTTGATGAAGACGTAGCCGGTCTTGTGCCAGGGCAGGATGGCGTTGGTCTTGTTGTCGAGGACGAGGTCGCCCCGGTCGGTGATGAGCGTCAGCACGGCGTGGCCCTCGCCCTTCTCGTCGATCACCACGGTCATGCGCATCGCGCGGCGCGGCAGCCCGGCCTCGGCCAGCATGTGGCGCTTGAGCAGCTGGAAGTCCTCGCAGTCGCCGATGCCGTCCTCGGCCAGGTCCCAGCGGTCGGCCACGTGCAGGTGGTCCTGGTCGGTCATCGGCTCGACCGCCTTGTTGACCCGCCGGTTCACCGACACGATCGTCGCCCAGGTGGCGGGCGTCAGGCTGATCCGGGCCGGCTCGCCCCGGTCCAGCGCGCACTCCGCCGCGTAGGTCTGGCAGAACGTCACCCAGGCCGCGATCGGCTTGGCGTCGCCCTGCACCCGGGCACCGGCCTCGGTCGGCAGGCTCGCCAGCGTCTGCGCCTGAGCCGGGGCGGCGAGACCCGCGACGCCGATGGCGGCGAGGGCAGCGAGGCCCGCCCAGCGGCTCCGGGAGAGCCGACGCGAGGCGGGTCCCTTGACCAGTCCCTGCATCATGGAAACCGCGAACCGCATCGCCGGGACCCAACCGTTAAGCTCTCGTTAACGAAAGCTCTCACGCCGGCGGGCCGGCGGCAATCCGCCGATTAACAAAAGGTTAATGCTGTGCGCAACGCGGATAAGCGCCCCCTCGTCCACTCATCGCGGCGCTCACCGGCCAAGCGCGAAAACGTGAAGGTGTGCCAAGGTGTTCTCGACCGAGATCCGCCGTTATCCCGGCGCCGCGCCACCGAGAACACGCCTGTGGGCGGCAGGAGGAAGACGGATGCGGAGCGTTGCAGACAGACTCGCCAGCCTGGTCCTGGCCGGGCTCGCAGCAGGGACCCTGGGGATGCTGCCGGCGTCCGCCGCGGCTCCGACGGCCGCTCCGCCCGCGGCCGACCTGAAGAGCGAGGGGCCGACGCAGCCGGCGAAAGTCCAGGACGGCCAGTACACCGACAAGAACGGCGACCCGACGTACCACATCACGGAGGGCGGCAAGAAGGTCGACTGGTACACCATGTCCGGCTACGTGCGGTACAGCGCGAACTGCCTGGCCTGCCACGGGCCAGACGGGATGGGCTCGACCTACGCGCCGTCCCTGGTCGACGCTCTCAAGGGCATGGACTACGCGCACTTCGCCGGCATCGTCGTGGGCGGCAAGCGGGATGTGAACGCCTCGCAGGAGCTGGTCATGCCAGCCTTCGGCGAGAACAAGAACGTCATGTGCTACCTGCCCGACATATACACTTATCTCCGCGCCCGCTCGGACGGCGCGATCGGCCGCGGCCGGCCGGCGGACCACGAGGCCAAGCCCGCGGCCTTCGAGAAGGCCGAGGATGCCTGCATGAAGTGAGCGCCACTCCCCGGTCCGGCCTCGCCTGTGAACCGGACCGGGGGCGACACGCCCCGTTGCACCGCTCGGTTGCGCACGACATACTCCGCGCAAGACGCTGAAGAGCGGGCACCAAGCCTGCCGAGGGGGTCGCAGGGGGTGGAACGTGGCTCAAGGATCGGGAGTGCGCCGCCATCTGTGCGGCATCTGGACGGCCTGGACGGACGCGGCCGGGGCCGCCGACGCGGCCGCGGAGGTCGCGCTCGCGGTCGGTGACACCGCCCTGTCGCAGGTCGTCGCGTTCTTCTCCGCCGATTACGACGCCGAGATCCTGGCCCGCGCGCTGGAGGCCCGGTTCCCCGGCGTGCCGGTGGCCGGCTGCTCGATGTCGGGCGGCATCGCCCCGGCCGGCGGCCTCGACCGCGGGCTCGTCGTCATCGCGTTCCCGGCCGAGCGTTTCCGGATCGTCTCGACCGTCCTCGACGCCATCGACCACCTCGACGTGGAGCGGACCGCCTCGGCGGTCCGGGCGCTGCGCCGGACCCTCGACCCGCTGGACCGGTGCCGCGATGTCGACGCGGCCGCCACGGGCCACCGCTTCGCCCTGTCGCTGATCGACGGGCTCGCCAATGCCGAGGAGACGGTGGTCTCGGCGATCGCCTGGGCGCTCGACGGCATCCCGATCGTCGGCGGCTCGGCCGGCGACGACCTGCGCTTCCGCGACGCCGTCATGCTGCACGGCGGGAAGATCCACCGCAAGGCGGCGGTCCTGGTGCTCGTCGAGACCGACTTCTCGGTGGAGATCTTCAAGAGCGACAACTTCGAGCCGACGCGGACCAAGTTCGTGGTCACCGCCTCGGACGGCGAGCGCCGCACCGTGCACGAGCTCAACGCGGAGCCGGCGGCCCGGGAATACGCGATGGCGATCGGCCTCGACCCCGAGGGCCTGTCGCCGATGAGCTTCGCCGCCTACCCGCTCGCCGTGAAGGTCGGCGGCGAGTATTTCTGCCGCTCGATCCGGCGGATGAACGAGGACGGCTCGCTCAGCTTCTTCTGCGCGGTGGACGAGGGCGTGGTGCTGACCCTCGCCGAGCCGCGCGACATCGTCGCCTCGACCCGGGCGGAGCTGGCCCGCCTCGACGCCGTGCTCGGCGGCGTCGACCTGATCATCGGCTTCGAGTGCGTGCTCCGCCGCCTCGACGCCGAGAGCCGGCAGGTGCGCCACGGGATCGCCGACCTCTACCGCCGCTACAACGTCGTCGGCTTCGAGACCTTCGGCGAGCAGTACCGGGCGATGCACCTGAACCAGACCTTCACGGGCATCGCCATCGGCAAGACCCTCGCCGCGGGCGCGCCGGCCGCGGCCGCCGCCCCGGTCGCGTCGTGACCCTGCACCCGAACGGCCTCGAGACCGACGCGTCCCTGCACCGGCGGATCGAGAAGCTCGAGCGCATCAACGCCGCGCTGATGTCCCATGTCGAGCGCTCCATGGATCAGCGGGGCAGCGCCTACTCGCTGTTCCAGACGGCGATCATGCTCGAGGGCCGGGTCCGCACCCGCACCGAGGAGCTGACCGGGCTCATGCACCGGCTGGAGCGCTCCAACGAGGCGCTGGCCGCGGCCAAGGAGGAGGCCGAGACCGCCAACCGCTCGAAGACGCGGTTCCTGGCGGCGGCGAGCCACGACCTGCTGCAGCCGGTCAATGCCGCCCGCCTGTCGATCTCGGCGCTCGCCGACCTCGAGGTCCCGCCGGAAGCGCGTGCCATCGCCGGACAGGTGGAGCGGGGCCTGCAGACCATCGAGGACCTGATCAAGACGCTGCTCGACATCTCGAAACTCGATGCCGGGGTCGTTCGACCGCAGGTCCAGCCCGTCTTCCTGCCCGACCTGCTGGCGGAGCTCGCGGAGAGCTTCAAACCCTTCGCGCAGCGCAAGGGTCTGCGCCTGTCGGTGCACTGTCCGGAGGTCACCGTCACCAGCGACGTGGTGCTCCTGCAGCGGATCCTCCAGAACCTCGTCTCCAACGCCGTCCGGTACACCCGCACCGGCGGGATCGTCCTGGCGGCCCGGCGCCGGTCCGGCGCTGTCCGGATCGAAGTGACCGACACGGGCTGCGGCATCGCCGCCGAGGAATGCGACCTCGTCTTCGACGAGTTCTTCCGGGGCGGCGACCGGACCGGCAGCGGCGAGGAGCCGGGCCTCGGCCTCGGCCTTTCGATCGTCCGCCGCATGGCCCTGGCCCTCGACCATCCCCTGCGGCTGCGCTCCCGGGTCGGCCACGGCACCCGGGTCGCGCTGACGCTGCCCCTGAGCGCGGTCCCGGCCGCGGCCGCGCCGCCCGCCCCGGTGGCGACCCGGCTCTCGGGAGCGCACGTCCTCGTCGTGGAGAACGACGCCTCGACGGCCGACGCCCTCGCGCGCCTCCTCCAGAACTGGGATGCCCGGGTCTCGACCTTCCGCGACCTCGCGGGGGTGAAGGCCTCCGTCGAGGCGGGCGCCGGGGCGCCGGACATCCTGGTGCTCGACTATCATCTCGACGAGGGCGCCTGCGGCCTCGACGTGGCCGCCTATCTCCGCGCGCTGCGGGCCGAGCCGCTCCCGGTCATCGTCACCACCGCCGACCATTCCAGCGCGGTCGAGGATCGCGTCACAGCCGCCGGAGCGGAACTCGTGCACAAGCCGATCAAGCCGGCCCAGCTCCGCTCCCTGCTGACCTACATGCTGGCTTGATCCCGGTCGGGACCCGCGACGCTCCGGGTCGCGCCCGGCGCGCGCCGCGCGCTCCCGAACCGATCGAGCGCCCGGGCCGCGCGGCGTGCTGCCGACGGCGGGCCGATCCGGCGCGAACGGACCCGCCCGCGCCGTGACATAGGACACACGGCGCCCCTCGACGGGACCGACCGCCTGCGCGACAGGGAGCAGCATCCGCCTCGCGTCCCGCGTCCGGATTTCCCAGCCATCGACGTCACGGACCCGCCGGGACGCCGCAGGAGCGCGCACCCATGGCGCAGGTCCCGCACGGTCCGACAGGCGGCGCGCCGGGCAGCCCCCAGCCGCCCCCGCAGGCGCCCGTCCAGGACGGCCTGCCGCCCCGCGAGCGCGTCCTCGCCATGGCGGCGATCGGGCTTGCCATGACCATGGCGGTCCTCGACGGGGCCATCGTCAACGTGGCGCTGCCCGTCATGGCGAAGGACCTCTCGGTCAGGCCGGCCGACGCGATCTTCGTGGTCAACGCCTATCAGGTCGCCGTCACGGCGAGCCTCCTGCCCTTCGCGGCCCTCGGCGACATCTTCGGCTTCCGGAAGGTCTACCTGCCGGGGCTCGCGGTGTTCGTCGCCGCCTCCCTCGCCTGCGCGGTCGCGCCGAACCTGCCGCTCCTGATCGCGGCCCGCATCGTCCAGGGTCTCGGGGGCGCGGCGATCATGAGCGTCAACATCGGCTTCGTGCGCTTCATCTACCCGCACCGGATGATCGGCCAGGGGGTCGCCAACGTCGCGCTCGTGGTGGCGGTCGCCTCGGCCGCCGGCCCGACCGTGGCCGCGGCGATCCTGTCGGTGGCGACCTGGCCCTGGCTGTTCCTCGTGAACATCCCCGTGGGCCTCCTGGCCCTGACGGTGGCGTCCCGGACCCTGCCGGTCACACCGGCGAGCGGCCGGCCGTTCGATCTCGTGAGTGCGGTGCTCAACGCCCTGACCTTCGGCCTGCTGATCATCGGGATCGACGGCCTCGGCGATCCGGAAGCCCGGGGCGTCGCCATCGTCGAACTCGCGGCCGCCCTGGTGGTCGGCGCGGTGTTCGTCCGGCGTCAGATCCGGCTGCCCGCACCGCTCCTGCCGGTCGACCTGCTGCGGATCCCCGCCTTCGCCCTGTCGATGGCGACGTCGGTCGCCTCGTTCTGCGCCCAGATGGTCTCCTACGTGGCGCTGCCCTTCTACTTCCAGGACGTGCTGCACCTCTCCAGCACCCAGACGGGCTTCCTGCTCACCCCCTGGCCGATCGCGGTCGCCGCGATGGCGCCGATCTCCGGCCGCCTCGCGGACCGCTACCCGCCCGGCATCCTCGGCGGCATCGGACTGGCCATGATGGCCGCCGGGCTCGTCAGCGTGACCCTCCTGCCCGCGGTGCCCGCCATCCTCGACATCGTCTGGCGGCTGACCCTGTGCGGCCTCGGCTTCGGCCTGTTCCAGTCGCCCAACAATAAGGTCATCGTCACCTCGGCACCGCGCGAGCGGGCCGGCGGGGCGAGCGGGATGCAGTCGACGGCGCGGCTCACCGGGCAGTCGCTCGGCGCGGCCCTGGTGGCGGTGATCTTCGGCCTGACCCACGGGCTCGGGGCCGAGCGGGCCGTGACCATCTCGCTGTCCTGCGCGGTGGCGCTCTCGGTGATCGGCGGCTGCGCCAGCGTCCTGCGGCGGAGTCGGAGCGGCTAGACCGGTCCCGTATGCCACCGCGGGCACCGGACCGCGTTGACGGAACGAGTCACGTGCTGGAGCGTCCCATGGATCTCGATCTCACCGGCCGGAAGGCCCTGGTCACCGGCTCGACCGGCGGTATCGGCTACGCCATCGCCAAGGAACTCTGCGATCTCGGCGCCGAGGTCGGCATCAACGGCCGCACGCCCGAGCGCGTCGAGGCAGCGCTGGCGAAGCTGCGGGGCGAGGCCAGGGCCGGCCGGGCCTTCGCGGCGCCGGGTGATGTCGCGACCGCGGACGGCGTGTCCGCGCTCGTCCAGGCGCTGCCGGCCGTGGACATCCTGGTCAACAACACCGGGATCTTCGAGCCGAAACCGTTCTTCGAGATCCCGGATGCCGACTGGCAGCGCTTCTTCGACGTCAACGTGATGAGCGGCGTGCGCCTGTCCCGGGCCTACACGCCCGGCATGGCGGAGCGGGGCTGGGGCCGGGTGATCTTCATCTCCAGCGAGTCCGGCATCAACACGCCGACCGAGATGGTCCATTACGGGATGACCAAGACCGCGCAGCTCGCGATCTCCCGCGGGCTCGCCCAGACGGTGGCCGGGAGCGGCGTGACGGTCAACAGCGTCCTGCCCGGCCCGACCCTGTCGGAAGGTGTCGCCGAGTTCATGAAGCAGATGGCCGGCGGCGCGGCCGATGCCGACCTCGAAGCCATGGGCCGCAAGTTCGTGGCGGAGCACCGGCCCTCCTCGCTGATCCAGCGCCTCGCGCGGGTGGAGGAGGTGGCGAACCTCGTTGCCTACCTCTGCAGCCCGGCCGCGAGCGCCACCACCGGCGCGGCTCTGCGGGTCGATGGCGGTGTCCTGCAGGGCCTCGCCTAGGATCGGGCAGCACCTGGCATCGGGAGCAGGCTCGGCGCGGACGCGCCCGGCCGGTCGCCGGACGACCGGCCCTGTCCGCGACCCTGCGGGCGCGGGACGGCTTTGCCTCGGCGGGAGCGCGCAGGGAAGCCCCGGATCCAGACCCGTGGGACGCGTCCGGCTCAGCGGATGGCCCGAGACCTCCGGGACGGCCGGTGGCTCCGGATACCGGGCTCTCGCCCGCGGCGCGCCGCACCATGTCGGCCGGTCTTCCGGCCCGACTGGCGCGTCACGGAGGCGCCTAGAGCCGTCGGCCCGGACGAGACGCCGGACTGGGCTCTAGGTCGTGATCAGGCCTTCAGGTGGGCGGCGAGGTGCTTGTTCATCTCGAACATGGAGCACTTGTCCTTGCCGAAGACCTTCTTGAGCTTGTCGTCGGCGACGATCTCGCGCTTGTTCTGCGGGTTCTGAAGGTTGTTCTTCTTGATGTAATCCCAAACCTTGCTGACCACCTCGCCGCGGGGCAGCGGGCTGGTGCCGACGATGGCGCCGAGCTCGGCCGACGGCTTCAGCGGCTGCTGCAGAGCGTTGGGCTTCGTGCCGGCCGACTTGGCGGCAGCCGGCTTCGCAGCCTTCGCCGGGGCGGCCTTCTCCGCAGTCTTGGTGGTCTTGGCCGCCTTCGGCGCAGCCTTCTCGGTCTTTGTGGCCATAAACTTCCTCCGGTTCTCGGGCCGCAGGCCGGGGCATGATCGCCCCACGGCCGAGCCAGCATAGCAGCAACTAAGCGGTGCCGCCGCCGTTCCAAGGGGAAATTGCCTTTGAAGCACGCTCATCCACAAGGCACGCACGGGAATCCCCCGTGGGATCGCCCGATCGATGCCGTCGTGAAGATTAT from Methylobacterium radiotolerans JCM 2831 includes the following:
- a CDS encoding SDR family NAD(P)-dependent oxidoreductase encodes the protein MDLDLTGRKALVTGSTGGIGYAIAKELCDLGAEVGINGRTPERVEAALAKLRGEARAGRAFAAPGDVATADGVSALVQALPAVDILVNNTGIFEPKPFFEIPDADWQRFFDVNVMSGVRLSRAYTPGMAERGWGRVIFISSESGINTPTEMVHYGMTKTAQLAISRGLAQTVAGSGVTVNSVLPGPTLSEGVAEFMKQMAGGAADADLEAMGRKFVAEHRPSSLIQRLARVEEVANLVAYLCSPAASATTGAALRVDGGVLQGLA
- a CDS encoding UPF0262 family protein, which encodes MAEKQRGPNRLAKVSLDEASIARGNPDQEHERAIALFDILEDNSFTIPGREGPYALTLGLVENKLSFAIATVDGEPVMTHLLSLTPFRRVIRDYEMICESYYNAIRTASPSQIEAIDMGRRGLHNEASETLKQRLEGKVDLDHDTARRLFTLIFALHWKG
- a CDS encoding transglutaminase-like cysteine peptidase, giving the protein MRFAVSMMQGLVKGPASRRLSRSRWAGLAALAAIGVAGLAAPAQAQTLASLPTEAGARVQGDAKPIAAWVTFCQTYAAECALDRGEPARISLTPATWATIVSVNRRVNKAVEPMTDQDHLHVADRWDLAEDGIGDCEDFQLLKRHMLAEAGLPRRAMRMTVVIDEKGEGHAVLTLITDRGDLVLDNKTNAILPWHKTGYVFIKRESQDAVAWVSLGGVTSPVTTANR
- a CDS encoding c-type cytochrome, methanol metabolism-related; its protein translation is MRSVADRLASLVLAGLAAGTLGMLPASAAAPTAAPPAADLKSEGPTQPAKVQDGQYTDKNGDPTYHITEGGKKVDWYTMSGYVRYSANCLACHGPDGMGSTYAPSLVDALKGMDYAHFAGIVVGGKRDVNASQELVMPAFGENKNVMCYLPDIYTYLRARSDGAIGRGRPADHEAKPAAFEKAEDACMK
- a CDS encoding SWIB/MDM2 domain-containing protein gives rise to the protein MATKTEKAAPKAAKTTKTAEKAAPAKAAKPAAAKSAGTKPNALQQPLKPSAELGAIVGTSPLPRGEVVSKVWDYIKKNNLQNPQNKREIVADDKLKKVFGKDKCSMFEMNKHLAAHLKA
- a CDS encoding hybrid sensor histidine kinase/response regulator, which codes for MTLHPNGLETDASLHRRIEKLERINAALMSHVERSMDQRGSAYSLFQTAIMLEGRVRTRTEELTGLMHRLERSNEALAAAKEEAETANRSKTRFLAAASHDLLQPVNAARLSISALADLEVPPEARAIAGQVERGLQTIEDLIKTLLDISKLDAGVVRPQVQPVFLPDLLAELAESFKPFAQRKGLRLSVHCPEVTVTSDVVLLQRILQNLVSNAVRYTRTGGIVLAARRRSGAVRIEVTDTGCGIAAEECDLVFDEFFRGGDRTGSGEEPGLGLGLSIVRRMALALDHPLRLRSRVGHGTRVALTLPLSAVPAAAAPPAPVATRLSGAHVLVVENDASTADALARLLQNWDARVSTFRDLAGVKASVEAGAGAPDILVLDYHLDEGACGLDVAAYLRALRAEPLPVIVTTADHSSAVEDRVTAAGAELVHKPIKPAQLRSLLTYMLA
- a CDS encoding MFS transporter, translating into MAQVPHGPTGGAPGSPQPPPQAPVQDGLPPRERVLAMAAIGLAMTMAVLDGAIVNVALPVMAKDLSVRPADAIFVVNAYQVAVTASLLPFAALGDIFGFRKVYLPGLAVFVAASLACAVAPNLPLLIAARIVQGLGGAAIMSVNIGFVRFIYPHRMIGQGVANVALVVAVASAAGPTVAAAILSVATWPWLFLVNIPVGLLALTVASRTLPVTPASGRPFDLVSAVLNALTFGLLIIGIDGLGDPEARGVAIVELAAALVVGAVFVRRQIRLPAPLLPVDLLRIPAFALSMATSVASFCAQMVSYVALPFYFQDVLHLSSTQTGFLLTPWPIAVAAMAPISGRLADRYPPGILGGIGLAMMAAGLVSVTLLPAVPAILDIVWRLTLCGLGFGLFQSPNNKVIVTSAPRERAGGASGMQSTARLTGQSLGAALVAVIFGLTHGLGAERAVTISLSCAVALSVIGGCASVLRRSRSG
- a CDS encoding FIST signal transduction protein, which codes for MRRHLCGIWTAWTDAAGAADAAAEVALAVGDTALSQVVAFFSADYDAEILARALEARFPGVPVAGCSMSGGIAPAGGLDRGLVVIAFPAERFRIVSTVLDAIDHLDVERTASAVRALRRTLDPLDRCRDVDAAATGHRFALSLIDGLANAEETVVSAIAWALDGIPIVGGSAGDDLRFRDAVMLHGGKIHRKAAVLVLVETDFSVEIFKSDNFEPTRTKFVVTASDGERRTVHELNAEPAAREYAMAIGLDPEGLSPMSFAAYPLAVKVGGEYFCRSIRRMNEDGSLSFFCAVDEGVVLTLAEPRDIVASTRAELARLDAVLGGVDLIIGFECVLRRLDAESRQVRHGIADLYRRYNVVGFETFGEQYRAMHLNQTFTGIAIGKTLAAGAPAAAAAPVAS
- a CDS encoding low molecular weight phosphatase family protein — encoded protein: MAEPAPEPPPDASPKKRRVQSVLFMCNYNAVRSVAAEAIARAYFGKSTYVQSAGVRSGEPTDPFMIAALDEVGIDASRHRPRTVEELEDWEGLNFDLIITLAPEAHHRALDLTHTLAADVEYWPTPDPTLVQDASREQRLDAYRDVRDGLTRRIKARLKA